From a single Nocardioides sp. dk884 genomic region:
- a CDS encoding transcriptional regulator: protein MIEDLDPVIHAPKRLAAMAVLASASTVTFTFLRDHLDISDSDLSKQMATLEKAGYVDIFKSGRGRGATTTFKITGTGRKAYARHRAALAAILAEPGDD from the coding sequence GTGATCGAGGACCTCGACCCGGTCATCCACGCGCCGAAGCGACTCGCGGCGATGGCCGTGCTCGCCTCCGCGAGCACCGTGACCTTCACGTTCCTGCGCGACCACCTCGACATCAGCGACTCCGACCTGTCCAAGCAGATGGCGACGCTGGAGAAGGCCGGCTACGTCGACATCTTCAAGTCCGGGCGCGGCCGCGGCGCGACGACGACGTTCAAGATCACCGGCACCGGGCGCAAGGCCTATGCGCGCCACCGCGCGGCGCTCGCCGCGATTCTGGCCGAGCCAGGGGACGACTGA
- the rlmC gene encoding 23S rRNA (uracil(747)-C(5))-methyltransferase RlmC, which translates to MQCHHFDAGRCRSCTWIERPYATQLADKERHCRELLATGPEPVWPEPLWLEPVRSAEAGFRNKAKMVVAGEVAAPTLGILDPVGGGVDLRDCGLHAPLIQAALPVLADFVTRAALAPYDVRARRGELKHLLVTASPDGELMVRFVLRSTESLARIRKHLPGLLERLPALATASINLQPHHKAVLEGAEEIALTERETLPMAVNGLVLHLRPQSFFQTNTDVAAALYRQGREWVEEAAPRTVWDLYCGVGGFALHVAAPGREVVGVETSAEAVASATLTATESGLDGVRFLADDATAYALAAPTAPDLVVVNPPRRGIGPELAGWLETSGVDHVVYSSCNAVSLARDLAAMPSLRPVRARVLDMFPQTAHYEVIVLLERH; encoded by the coding sequence ATGCAGTGCCATCACTTCGACGCCGGACGCTGCCGCTCGTGCACGTGGATCGAGCGGCCCTACGCGACCCAGCTGGCCGACAAGGAGCGCCACTGCCGCGAGCTGCTCGCCACCGGCCCGGAGCCGGTCTGGCCGGAGCCGCTCTGGCTGGAGCCGGTGCGCAGCGCGGAGGCGGGGTTCCGCAACAAGGCCAAGATGGTCGTCGCCGGCGAGGTCGCCGCGCCGACGCTCGGCATCCTCGACCCCGTGGGCGGTGGCGTCGACCTGCGCGACTGCGGCCTGCACGCGCCGCTGATCCAGGCCGCCCTGCCGGTGCTCGCCGACTTCGTCACCCGCGCCGCGCTGGCGCCGTACGACGTGCGGGCTCGCCGCGGCGAGCTCAAGCACCTGCTCGTCACCGCCTCCCCGGACGGTGAGCTGATGGTGCGCTTCGTGCTGCGCTCCACCGAGTCGCTGGCGCGGATCCGCAAGCACCTGCCCGGGCTGCTGGAGCGGCTGCCCGCCCTCGCGACGGCGTCGATCAACCTCCAACCGCACCACAAGGCGGTGCTGGAGGGCGCCGAGGAGATCGCGCTCACCGAGCGCGAGACGCTCCCGATGGCGGTGAACGGACTGGTCCTGCACCTGCGCCCGCAGAGCTTCTTCCAGACCAACACCGACGTCGCGGCGGCGCTCTACCGCCAGGGCCGCGAGTGGGTCGAGGAGGCGGCTCCTCGGACGGTGTGGGACCTCTACTGCGGGGTCGGCGGCTTCGCGCTGCACGTCGCCGCGCCAGGACGTGAGGTCGTGGGCGTCGAGACCAGCGCCGAGGCCGTGGCCAGCGCGACCCTCACCGCGACGGAGTCCGGGCTGGACGGCGTGCGCTTCCTGGCCGACGACGCCACGGCGTACGCGCTGGCGGCGCCGACGGCCCCCGACCTGGTCGTCGTCAACCCGCCGCGGCGGGGGATCGGGCCCGAGCTCGCGGGCTGGCTGGAGACCTCGGGGGTCGACCATGTCGTGTACTCCAGCTGCAACGCGGTGAGCCTGGCGCGCGACCTCGCCGCGATGCCGTCGCTGCGCCCGGTGCGGGCCCGGGTGCTCGACATGTTCCCGCAGACCGCGCACTACGAGGTCATCGTCCTGCTCGAGCGGCACTAG